A section of the Oryza sativa Japonica Group chromosome 1, ASM3414082v1 genome encodes:
- the LOC4327447 gene encoding probable inactive receptor kinase At5g58300: MQDHILTAFLVVSLLFACIPPAKSADLNSDKQALLAFAASLPHGRKLNWSSAAPVCTSWVGVTCTPDNSRVQTLRLPAVGLFGPLPSDTLGKLDALEVLSLRSNRITVDLPPEVGSIPSLHSLYLQHNNLSGIIPTSLTSTLTFLDLSYNTFDGEIPLRVQNLTQLTALLLQNNSLSGPIPDLQLPKLRHLNLSNNNLSGPIPPSLQRFPANSFLGNAFLCGFPLQPCPGTAPSPSPSPTSPSPGKAKKGFWKRIRTGVIIALAAAGGVLLLILIVLLLICIFKRKKSTEPTTASSSKGKTVAGGRGENPKEEYSSGVQEAERNKLVFFEGCSYNFDLEDLLRASAEVLGKGSYGTTYKAVLEDGTTVVVKRLKEVVVGKKDFEQQMEIVGRVGQHQNVVPLRAYYYSKDEKLLVYDYIPSGSLAVVLHGNKATGKAPLDWETRVKISLGVARGIAHLHAEGGGKFIHGNLKSSNILLSQNLDGCVSEFGLAQLMTIPPAPARLVGYRAPEVLETKKPTQKSDVYSFGVLVLEMLTGKAPLRSPGREDSIEHLPRWVQSVVREEWTAEVFDVDLLRHPNIEDEMVQMLQVAMACVAAPPDQRPKMDEVIRRIVEIRNSYSGSRTPPEEKQKDESAAP, encoded by the exons ATGCAAGATCATATACTTACAGCTTTTCTGGTTGTTTCTCTCCTCTTTGCATGCATTCCTCCTGCCAAGAGTGCTGATCTGAACTCCGACAAGCAGGCTCTTCTTGCATTTGCTGCCTCACTGCCACATGGCAGGAAGCTCAACTGGAGCTCTGCAGCCCCAGTCTGCACTTCATGGGTTGGGGTGACTTGCACACCAGACAATAGCCGCGTGCAAACACTACGCCTACCAGCAGTAGGGCTCTTTGGCCCGCTACCCTCAGACACGCTTGGCAAGCTTGATGCCCTGGAGGTATTGAGCCTTAGGTCCAATCGCATCACTGTTGATCTCCCTCCTGAAGTAGGATCCATTCCTTCTCTCCATTCCCTATATCTTCAGCATAATAACCTATCCGGGATCATACCGACTTCCCTTACTTCCACTTTAACATTTCTAGATCTGTCATACAACACTTTTGATGGAGAAATCCCATTGAGAGTGCAAAATCTCACTCAACTTACTGCATTGCTTCTCCAGAATAACTCTCTTTCTGGACCCATCCCTGACCTCCAACTCCCAAAATTGAGGCATTTGAATTTGAGCAACAATAACCTCAGTGGGCCAATACCACCTTCCTTGCAAAGATTCCCAGCCAATTCCTTCTTGGGGAATGCTTTTCTATGTGGGTTTCCTTTACAACCTTGCCCTGGGACTGCACCTtcaccttctccttctccaaCATCACCATCACCCGGCAAGGCCAAGAAGGGCTTCTGGAAAAGGATCAGAACTGGTGTTATAATTGCACTTGCTGCCGCAGGAGGGGTATTGTTGCTAATCTTGATTGTTTTACTCTTGATATGTATTTTCAAGAGAAAGAAAAGCACAGAACCTACTACAGCTTCTTCGTCAAAAGGAAAAACTGTTGCTGGTGGAAGGGGAGAAAATCCTAAGGAGGAGTACAGCAGTGGTGTTCAGGAAGCTGAGAGGAATAAATTGGTTTTCTTTGAGGGCTGTTCATATAATTTTGACCTAGAGGATTTGCTGAGAGCTTCAGCTGAAGTCCTTGGAAAAGGGAGTTACGGAACTACTTATAAAGCTGTTCTTGAGGATGGCACCACAGTTGTGGTCAAGAGATTGAAGGAGGTGGTCGTGGGGAAGAAGGATTTTGAACAGCAGATGGAGATAGTTGGCAGGGTTGGCCAGCACCAGAATGTTGTCCCATTGCGTGCCTACTATTACTCCAAGGATGAGAAGCTACTGGTGTATGACTATATCCCATCTGGTAGCCTTGCTGTTGTTTTGCATG GGAATAAAGCTACTGGAAAAGCTCCATTGGATTGGGAGACGAGGGTAAAGATATCTCTTGGTGTGGCTCGTGGAATTGCTCATCTTCATGCTGAGGGAGGCGGGAAGTTCATCCATGGCAACCTCAAGTCATCAAACATCCTTCTGTCACAGAACCTCGACGGCTGTGTCTCTGAGTTTGGGCTGGCACAGCTTATGACCATTCCACCAGCTCCAGCACGCCTTGTCGGATATCGTGCACCAGAAGTCCTCGAGACTAAAAAGCCAACCCAGAAGTCTGATGTCTACAGCTTCGGTGTGTTGGTCCTCGAAATGCTGACAGGAAAAGCGCCTCTGAGATCTCCTGGACGAGAGGACTCCATTGAGCACTTGCCAAGGTGGGTGCAGTCTGTGGTCCGGGAAGAATGGACCGCGGAGGTTTTTGACGTCGACTTGTTAAGGCATCCCAACATTGAGGATGAGATGGTTCAGATGCTCCAGGTTGCAATGGCATGTGTTGCCGCCCCCCCTGATCAACGGCCAAAAATGGACGAGGTGATCAGGAGGATCGTTGAGATCCGGAATTCCTACTCCGGGTCAAGAACACCACCGGAGGAGAAGCAGAAGGATGAATCTGCAGCGCCATGA